The following are encoded in a window of Doryrhamphus excisus isolate RoL2022-K1 chromosome 16, RoL_Dexc_1.0, whole genome shotgun sequence genomic DNA:
- the fbxo3 gene encoding F-box only protein 3 isoform X4: MDLLPSDPLLHILSFLDFRDLIHVSFTNRRLNDLSKHNPLWRSLCSKHWLLTDNERLQNGWSWYDLFKEYYCDLGRYIQYYPALKKAWEQLTSFLRQRCPRMITSLKEGASEAELSSIEAQIGCRLPGDYRCSYRIHNGQKLVIPGLMGSMSLSNHYRSEVLLDVETAAGGFQQRKGMRCCLPLTFCFHTGLSQYMALEHTEGRHMFESFYPCPDQTAQDPSAVDMFITGSSFLEWFTTYVNNVVTGEYPIIRDQIFRYVHDKSCVTTTGDITVSVWTSFLPELSSVHPPHFFFTYRIRIEMSGSAPPEAACQLDSRYWKITTSDGNVEEVQGPGVVGEFPVMTPGKVHEYASCTTFSTPSEYMEGHYTFHRLDNKEVFNVAIPRFQMVCPPFREPVSQMEPTDYTSSFNNHDDDRGGGNCGDGDEDNYNNLRELNMAVLEGEWCPRHI, translated from the exons ATGGATCTTCTCCCTTCAGACCCGCTGCTGCACATATTGTCCTTCCTGGACTTTAGAGATTTGATCCA TGTCAGTTTCACGAACAGACGACTTAATGACTTGTCCAAACACAACCCTTTGTGGAGGTCACTGTGTTCCAAACATTGGCTGCTCACAGA cAATGAACGTCTGCAGAATGGATGGTCCTGGTACGACCTCTTCAAGGAGTACTACTGTGACCTGGGCCGCTACATCCAGTACTACCCTGCGCTGAAGAAAGCGTGGGAACAGCTGACCAGCTTCCTGCGGCAGAGATGTCCACGCATGATCACGTCACTCAAAG AAGGTGCCTCAGAGGCAGAGCTCAGCAGCATTGAGGCTCAGATTGGCTGCCGCCTTCCTGGAGACTATCGGTGCTCGTACCGCATCCACAATGGCCAGAAGCTGGTGATTCCAGG GTTGATGGGGAGCATGTCGCTGTCCAATCACTATCGCTCCGAGGTGCTGCTGGACGTGGAGACTGCGGCGGGAGGTTTCCAGCAAAGGAAGGGGATGAGATGCTGCCTTCCACTCACCTTCTGCTTCCACACTGGCCTCAGCCAATACATGGCACTGGAGCACACTGAAGGGCGACACATGTTTGAGAGCTTCTACCCCTGCCCT GATCAAACGGCTCAGGATCCCTCAGCCGTGGATATGTTCATCACAG GTTCCTCCTTTTTGGAATGGTTCACTACATACGTAAACAATGTGGTCACAGGAGAGTACCCGATCATACGAGACCAGATCTTCAG GTATGTGCATGATAAAAGCTGCGTGACGACCACCGGGGACATCACCGTTTCTGTGTGGACTTCTTTCCTGCCCGAGCTTTCTTCTGTCCATCCGCCGCACTTCTTCTTTACTTACCGCATCAG AATAGAGATGTCGGGCAGCGCGCCGCCTGAGGCTGCCTGCCAGCTTGACAGTCGTTACTGGAAAATAACCACCTCCGACGGCAACGTGGAGGAGGTCCAAGGGCCTGGCGTGGTCG GAGAGTTTCCAGTCATGACACCGGGTAAAGTCCATGAGTATGCCAGCTGCACCACCTTCTCCACACCTTCAGAGTACATGGAGGGACACTATACCTTCCACAGACTCG ACAACAAGGAAGTCTTCAATGTTGCAATCCCTCGCTTTCAAATGGTGTGCCCGCCATTCAGAGAGCCCGTGTCGCAGATG GAGCCGACTGATTACACATCAAGTTTCAACAATCATGACGACGACCGTGGCGGCGGCAATTGTGGAGACGGAGACGAGGACAACTACAACAACCTGAGGGAACTGAACATGGCGGTCTTGGAGGGAGAATGGTGCCCGCGCCATATCTAA
- the LOC131104633 gene encoding apolipoprotein D-like — MAAMQVIALTLLSILSANAQVTMPGRCPRPAVQDDFDITRYLGRWYGIQRLPHSFQSSQCSTATYTLRSPGVVGVLNRGLLADGTITSITGSATAKDPSEPAKLQVSFYEDTPPAPYWVLASDYDNYALVYSCKELDLVHKDSVWIMSRRPTLAGETLEQLHSTLTSIGVRVDKLLSTNQDATYCKAMNQ; from the exons ATGGCCGCCATGCAGGTTATCGCTTTGACTTTGCTGTCTATCCTGTCAGCTAACGCTCAAGTCACCATGCCAGGAAGATGTCCCAGACCCGCTGTCCAGGACGACTTCGACATCACCAGG TATCTGGGAAGGTGGTACGGGATCCAGAGGCTACCTCACTCCTTCCAAAGCAGCCAGTGCAGCACTGCCACCTACACCTTGAGGAGCCCCGGAGTTGTTGGTGTTCTCAACAGGGGGCTGCT TGCTGATGGGACCATCACCTCAATAACCGGGTCTGCTACGGCCAAAGACCCCTCTGAGCCCGCCAAGCTGCAGGTGTCCTTTTATGAGG ACACCCCCCCTGCGCCTTACTGGGTCTTGGCGTCAGACTACGACAACTACGCTCTGGTCTACAGCTGCAAAGAACTGGACCTGGTCCACAAGGACTCTGTTTGGATTATGAGCAGGAGGCCTACTCTGGCTGGGGAGACCTTGGAGCAGTTGCACAGCACTTTGACCTCCATCGGTGTCAGAGTGGATAAGCTGCTGAgcaccaatcaggatgcgacttACTGCAAAGCCATGAACCAATGA
- the fbxo3 gene encoding F-box only protein 3 isoform X1, translating to MDLLPSDPLLHILSFLDFRDLIHVSFTNRRLNDLSKHNPLWRSLCSKHWLLTDNERLQNGWSWYDLFKEYYCDLGRYIQYYPALKKAWEQLTSFLRQRCPRMITSLKEGASEAELSSIEAQIGCRLPGDYRCSYRIHNGQKLVIPGLMGSMSLSNHYRSEVLLDVETAAGGFQQRKGMRCCLPLTFCFHTGLSQYMALEHTEGRHMFESFYPCPVCDQTAQDPSAVDMFITGSSFLEWFTTYVNNVVTGEYPIIRDQIFRYVHDKSCVTTTGDITVSVWTSFLPELSSVHPPHFFFTYRIRIEMSGSAPPEAACQLDSRYWKITTSDGNVEEVQGPGVVGEFPVMTPGKVHEYASCTTFSTPSEYMEGHYTFHRLDNKEVFNVAIPRFQMVCPPFREPVSQMKEPTDYTSSFNNHDDDRGGGNCGDGDEDNYNNLRELNMAVLEGEWCPRHI from the exons ATGGATCTTCTCCCTTCAGACCCGCTGCTGCACATATTGTCCTTCCTGGACTTTAGAGATTTGATCCA TGTCAGTTTCACGAACAGACGACTTAATGACTTGTCCAAACACAACCCTTTGTGGAGGTCACTGTGTTCCAAACATTGGCTGCTCACAGA cAATGAACGTCTGCAGAATGGATGGTCCTGGTACGACCTCTTCAAGGAGTACTACTGTGACCTGGGCCGCTACATCCAGTACTACCCTGCGCTGAAGAAAGCGTGGGAACAGCTGACCAGCTTCCTGCGGCAGAGATGTCCACGCATGATCACGTCACTCAAAG AAGGTGCCTCAGAGGCAGAGCTCAGCAGCATTGAGGCTCAGATTGGCTGCCGCCTTCCTGGAGACTATCGGTGCTCGTACCGCATCCACAATGGCCAGAAGCTGGTGATTCCAGG GTTGATGGGGAGCATGTCGCTGTCCAATCACTATCGCTCCGAGGTGCTGCTGGACGTGGAGACTGCGGCGGGAGGTTTCCAGCAAAGGAAGGGGATGAGATGCTGCCTTCCACTCACCTTCTGCTTCCACACTGGCCTCAGCCAATACATGGCACTGGAGCACACTGAAGGGCGACACATGTTTGAGAGCTTCTACCCCTGCCCTGTTTGT GATCAAACGGCTCAGGATCCCTCAGCCGTGGATATGTTCATCACAG GTTCCTCCTTTTTGGAATGGTTCACTACATACGTAAACAATGTGGTCACAGGAGAGTACCCGATCATACGAGACCAGATCTTCAG GTATGTGCATGATAAAAGCTGCGTGACGACCACCGGGGACATCACCGTTTCTGTGTGGACTTCTTTCCTGCCCGAGCTTTCTTCTGTCCATCCGCCGCACTTCTTCTTTACTTACCGCATCAG AATAGAGATGTCGGGCAGCGCGCCGCCTGAGGCTGCCTGCCAGCTTGACAGTCGTTACTGGAAAATAACCACCTCCGACGGCAACGTGGAGGAGGTCCAAGGGCCTGGCGTGGTCG GAGAGTTTCCAGTCATGACACCGGGTAAAGTCCATGAGTATGCCAGCTGCACCACCTTCTCCACACCTTCAGAGTACATGGAGGGACACTATACCTTCCACAGACTCG ACAACAAGGAAGTCTTCAATGTTGCAATCCCTCGCTTTCAAATGGTGTGCCCGCCATTCAGAGAGCCCGTGTCGCAGATG AAGGAGCCGACTGATTACACATCAAGTTTCAACAATCATGACGACGACCGTGGCGGCGGCAATTGTGGAGACGGAGACGAGGACAACTACAACAACCTGAGGGAACTGAACATGGCGGTCTTGGAGGGAGAATGGTGCCCGCGCCATATCTAA
- the LOC131104104 gene encoding chromosome alignment-maintaining phosphoprotein 1-like isoform X1: protein MLYKAEIYIHCDDLLTFCITFGSDAVQTRGEAGGLVAAHLQCAFCGHFSKSHAHQLSHMATTHPTCLDDVAMGRLGIILIYQSGAQLFHCAECFYTSRDFSKLYQHIISQHCVDETVGGGADGEDNGSEKGDEEVKEAEEEEEEASPLVKNSVDGEEEAEGKGEDGASHRMESIKPDSEADKTVLLFSDGLYRCLICSWKNKLKAVAINHVVRKHGIPRVYVTQRIRQDTFADTDNSSPKHVTGGTEEEEEVGLSADLLKEELDMTAKVVQFTANRYVCLICGWKTKMKGFVLSHVVRCHDVERPFSCKDCKSSFFLPSQLQQHTRVAHRPGRFVCPFCCFRSHVLGGFRRHCSRCNAREEGEGVGLAVDEEARGVVGEEETKATRAGRKRARRLIAEGEEELMS from the exons ATGTTGTATAAAGCTGAAATTTACATACATTGCGATGACCTATTAACATTTTGCATCACTTTTGGCAGCGACGCCGTGCAGACTCGGGGGGAAGCTGGTGGTCTTGTCGCTGCACACCTCCAGTGTGCCTTTTGTGGTCACTTCTCCAAAAGCCATGCCCACCAGCTGTCCCACATGGCTACCACCCACCCCACCTGCCTGGATGACGTCGCGATGGGTCGCCTGGGGATCATCCTGATTTATCAGAGTGGCGCCCAGCTCTTCCACTGTGCAGAGTGCTTTTACACCAGCAGAGACTTCAGCAAATTGTACCAACACATCATCTCCCAACACTGTGTGGATGAGACGGTAGGGGGGGGCGCTGATGGGGAGGATAATGGGAGTGAGAAGGGGGACGAGGAAGTGAAAGaagctgaggaggaggaagaagaggcatCTCCTCTGGTGAAGAACAGTGTGGACGGGGAGGAGGAAGCTGAGGGAAAGGGTGAAGATGGTGCCTCTCACAGGATGGAGTCAATCAAACCGGACAGCGAAGCAGATAAAACCGTGCTCCTCTTCTCAGATGGCCTGTACCGCTGCCTGATCTGCAGCTGGAAGAATAAGCTGAAAGCCGTAGCCATCAACCACGTGGTGCGGAAACATGGCATCCCTCGGGTGTACGTCACCCAAAGGATCCGACAAGACACCTTCGCCGACACAGACAACTCTTCACCCAAACATGTGACCGGCGGaaccgaggaggaggaggaggttgggCTGAGTGCTGACCTCTTAAAGGAGGAACTGGATATGACGGCCAAAGTGGTACAATTCACCGCCAACCGCTACGTCTGCCTTATCTGCGGATGGAAGACCAAAATGAAAG GTTTTGTCCTAAGTCACGTGGTTCGTTGTCATGACGTTGAGCGGCCATTCAGCTGCAAAGACTGCAAATCGTCCTTCTTCCTGCCCAGCCAACTCCAGCAGCACACCAGGGTGGCTCACCGCCCGGGACGCTTCGTCTGCCCCTTCTGTTGCTTCCGGTCGCACGTCCTGGGCGGCTTCCGGAGGCACTGCAGCCGATGCAATGCCCGCGAGGAGGGGGAAGGGGTAGGGTTGGCGGTGGATGAGGAGGCGAGGGGGGTAGTGGGTGAGGAGGAAACGAAAGCGACTAGAGCTGGCAGAAAAAGAGCGCGGAGATTGATTGCGGAGGGGGAAGAGGAACTGATGTCataa
- the fbxo3 gene encoding F-box only protein 3 isoform X2: protein MDLLPSDPLLHILSFLDFRDLIHVSFTNRRLNDLSKHNPLWRSLCSKHWLLTDNERLQNGWSWYDLFKEYYCDLGRYIQYYPALKKAWEQLTSFLRQRCPRMITSLKEGASEAELSSIEAQIGCRLPGDYRCSYRIHNGQKLVIPGLMGSMSLSNHYRSEVLLDVETAAGGFQQRKGMRCCLPLTFCFHTGLSQYMALEHTEGRHMFESFYPCPVCDQTAQDPSAVDMFITGSSFLEWFTTYVNNVVTGEYPIIRDQIFRYVHDKSCVTTTGDITVSVWTSFLPELSSVHPPHFFFTYRIRIEMSGSAPPEAACQLDSRYWKITTSDGNVEEVQGPGVVGEFPVMTPGKVHEYASCTTFSTPSEYMEGHYTFHRLDNKEVFNVAIPRFQMVCPPFREPVSQMEPTDYTSSFNNHDDDRGGGNCGDGDEDNYNNLRELNMAVLEGEWCPRHI from the exons ATGGATCTTCTCCCTTCAGACCCGCTGCTGCACATATTGTCCTTCCTGGACTTTAGAGATTTGATCCA TGTCAGTTTCACGAACAGACGACTTAATGACTTGTCCAAACACAACCCTTTGTGGAGGTCACTGTGTTCCAAACATTGGCTGCTCACAGA cAATGAACGTCTGCAGAATGGATGGTCCTGGTACGACCTCTTCAAGGAGTACTACTGTGACCTGGGCCGCTACATCCAGTACTACCCTGCGCTGAAGAAAGCGTGGGAACAGCTGACCAGCTTCCTGCGGCAGAGATGTCCACGCATGATCACGTCACTCAAAG AAGGTGCCTCAGAGGCAGAGCTCAGCAGCATTGAGGCTCAGATTGGCTGCCGCCTTCCTGGAGACTATCGGTGCTCGTACCGCATCCACAATGGCCAGAAGCTGGTGATTCCAGG GTTGATGGGGAGCATGTCGCTGTCCAATCACTATCGCTCCGAGGTGCTGCTGGACGTGGAGACTGCGGCGGGAGGTTTCCAGCAAAGGAAGGGGATGAGATGCTGCCTTCCACTCACCTTCTGCTTCCACACTGGCCTCAGCCAATACATGGCACTGGAGCACACTGAAGGGCGACACATGTTTGAGAGCTTCTACCCCTGCCCTGTTTGT GATCAAACGGCTCAGGATCCCTCAGCCGTGGATATGTTCATCACAG GTTCCTCCTTTTTGGAATGGTTCACTACATACGTAAACAATGTGGTCACAGGAGAGTACCCGATCATACGAGACCAGATCTTCAG GTATGTGCATGATAAAAGCTGCGTGACGACCACCGGGGACATCACCGTTTCTGTGTGGACTTCTTTCCTGCCCGAGCTTTCTTCTGTCCATCCGCCGCACTTCTTCTTTACTTACCGCATCAG AATAGAGATGTCGGGCAGCGCGCCGCCTGAGGCTGCCTGCCAGCTTGACAGTCGTTACTGGAAAATAACCACCTCCGACGGCAACGTGGAGGAGGTCCAAGGGCCTGGCGTGGTCG GAGAGTTTCCAGTCATGACACCGGGTAAAGTCCATGAGTATGCCAGCTGCACCACCTTCTCCACACCTTCAGAGTACATGGAGGGACACTATACCTTCCACAGACTCG ACAACAAGGAAGTCTTCAATGTTGCAATCCCTCGCTTTCAAATGGTGTGCCCGCCATTCAGAGAGCCCGTGTCGCAGATG GAGCCGACTGATTACACATCAAGTTTCAACAATCATGACGACGACCGTGGCGGCGGCAATTGTGGAGACGGAGACGAGGACAACTACAACAACCTGAGGGAACTGAACATGGCGGTCTTGGAGGGAGAATGGTGCCCGCGCCATATCTAA
- the fbxo3 gene encoding F-box only protein 3 isoform X3, with the protein MDLLPSDPLLHILSFLDFRDLIHVSFTNRRLNDLSKHNPLWRSLCSKHWLLTDNERLQNGWSWYDLFKEYYCDLGRYIQYYPALKKAWEQLTSFLRQRCPRMITSLKEGASEAELSSIEAQIGCRLPGDYRCSYRIHNGQKLVIPGLMGSMSLSNHYRSEVLLDVETAAGGFQQRKGMRCCLPLTFCFHTGLSQYMALEHTEGRHMFESFYPCPDQTAQDPSAVDMFITGSSFLEWFTTYVNNVVTGEYPIIRDQIFRYVHDKSCVTTTGDITVSVWTSFLPELSSVHPPHFFFTYRIRIEMSGSAPPEAACQLDSRYWKITTSDGNVEEVQGPGVVGEFPVMTPGKVHEYASCTTFSTPSEYMEGHYTFHRLDNKEVFNVAIPRFQMVCPPFREPVSQMKEPTDYTSSFNNHDDDRGGGNCGDGDEDNYNNLRELNMAVLEGEWCPRHI; encoded by the exons ATGGATCTTCTCCCTTCAGACCCGCTGCTGCACATATTGTCCTTCCTGGACTTTAGAGATTTGATCCA TGTCAGTTTCACGAACAGACGACTTAATGACTTGTCCAAACACAACCCTTTGTGGAGGTCACTGTGTTCCAAACATTGGCTGCTCACAGA cAATGAACGTCTGCAGAATGGATGGTCCTGGTACGACCTCTTCAAGGAGTACTACTGTGACCTGGGCCGCTACATCCAGTACTACCCTGCGCTGAAGAAAGCGTGGGAACAGCTGACCAGCTTCCTGCGGCAGAGATGTCCACGCATGATCACGTCACTCAAAG AAGGTGCCTCAGAGGCAGAGCTCAGCAGCATTGAGGCTCAGATTGGCTGCCGCCTTCCTGGAGACTATCGGTGCTCGTACCGCATCCACAATGGCCAGAAGCTGGTGATTCCAGG GTTGATGGGGAGCATGTCGCTGTCCAATCACTATCGCTCCGAGGTGCTGCTGGACGTGGAGACTGCGGCGGGAGGTTTCCAGCAAAGGAAGGGGATGAGATGCTGCCTTCCACTCACCTTCTGCTTCCACACTGGCCTCAGCCAATACATGGCACTGGAGCACACTGAAGGGCGACACATGTTTGAGAGCTTCTACCCCTGCCCT GATCAAACGGCTCAGGATCCCTCAGCCGTGGATATGTTCATCACAG GTTCCTCCTTTTTGGAATGGTTCACTACATACGTAAACAATGTGGTCACAGGAGAGTACCCGATCATACGAGACCAGATCTTCAG GTATGTGCATGATAAAAGCTGCGTGACGACCACCGGGGACATCACCGTTTCTGTGTGGACTTCTTTCCTGCCCGAGCTTTCTTCTGTCCATCCGCCGCACTTCTTCTTTACTTACCGCATCAG AATAGAGATGTCGGGCAGCGCGCCGCCTGAGGCTGCCTGCCAGCTTGACAGTCGTTACTGGAAAATAACCACCTCCGACGGCAACGTGGAGGAGGTCCAAGGGCCTGGCGTGGTCG GAGAGTTTCCAGTCATGACACCGGGTAAAGTCCATGAGTATGCCAGCTGCACCACCTTCTCCACACCTTCAGAGTACATGGAGGGACACTATACCTTCCACAGACTCG ACAACAAGGAAGTCTTCAATGTTGCAATCCCTCGCTTTCAAATGGTGTGCCCGCCATTCAGAGAGCCCGTGTCGCAGATG AAGGAGCCGACTGATTACACATCAAGTTTCAACAATCATGACGACGACCGTGGCGGCGGCAATTGTGGAGACGGAGACGAGGACAACTACAACAACCTGAGGGAACTGAACATGGCGGTCTTGGAGGGAGAATGGTGCCCGCGCCATATCTAA
- the LOC131104104 gene encoding chromosome alignment-maintaining phosphoprotein 1-like isoform X2, with protein sequence MASVRGISDAVQTRGEAGGLVAAHLQCAFCGHFSKSHAHQLSHMATTHPTCLDDVAMGRLGIILIYQSGAQLFHCAECFYTSRDFSKLYQHIISQHCVDETVGGGADGEDNGSEKGDEEVKEAEEEEEEASPLVKNSVDGEEEAEGKGEDGASHRMESIKPDSEADKTVLLFSDGLYRCLICSWKNKLKAVAINHVVRKHGIPRVYVTQRIRQDTFADTDNSSPKHVTGGTEEEEEVGLSADLLKEELDMTAKVVQFTANRYVCLICGWKTKMKGFVLSHVVRCHDVERPFSCKDCKSSFFLPSQLQQHTRVAHRPGRFVCPFCCFRSHVLGGFRRHCSRCNAREEGEGVGLAVDEEARGVVGEEETKATRAGRKRARRLIAEGEEELMS encoded by the exons ATGGCATCCGTCAGAGGAATCAG CGACGCCGTGCAGACTCGGGGGGAAGCTGGTGGTCTTGTCGCTGCACACCTCCAGTGTGCCTTTTGTGGTCACTTCTCCAAAAGCCATGCCCACCAGCTGTCCCACATGGCTACCACCCACCCCACCTGCCTGGATGACGTCGCGATGGGTCGCCTGGGGATCATCCTGATTTATCAGAGTGGCGCCCAGCTCTTCCACTGTGCAGAGTGCTTTTACACCAGCAGAGACTTCAGCAAATTGTACCAACACATCATCTCCCAACACTGTGTGGATGAGACGGTAGGGGGGGGCGCTGATGGGGAGGATAATGGGAGTGAGAAGGGGGACGAGGAAGTGAAAGaagctgaggaggaggaagaagaggcatCTCCTCTGGTGAAGAACAGTGTGGACGGGGAGGAGGAAGCTGAGGGAAAGGGTGAAGATGGTGCCTCTCACAGGATGGAGTCAATCAAACCGGACAGCGAAGCAGATAAAACCGTGCTCCTCTTCTCAGATGGCCTGTACCGCTGCCTGATCTGCAGCTGGAAGAATAAGCTGAAAGCCGTAGCCATCAACCACGTGGTGCGGAAACATGGCATCCCTCGGGTGTACGTCACCCAAAGGATCCGACAAGACACCTTCGCCGACACAGACAACTCTTCACCCAAACATGTGACCGGCGGaaccgaggaggaggaggaggttgggCTGAGTGCTGACCTCTTAAAGGAGGAACTGGATATGACGGCCAAAGTGGTACAATTCACCGCCAACCGCTACGTCTGCCTTATCTGCGGATGGAAGACCAAAATGAAAG GTTTTGTCCTAAGTCACGTGGTTCGTTGTCATGACGTTGAGCGGCCATTCAGCTGCAAAGACTGCAAATCGTCCTTCTTCCTGCCCAGCCAACTCCAGCAGCACACCAGGGTGGCTCACCGCCCGGGACGCTTCGTCTGCCCCTTCTGTTGCTTCCGGTCGCACGTCCTGGGCGGCTTCCGGAGGCACTGCAGCCGATGCAATGCCCGCGAGGAGGGGGAAGGGGTAGGGTTGGCGGTGGATGAGGAGGCGAGGGGGGTAGTGGGTGAGGAGGAAACGAAAGCGACTAGAGCTGGCAGAAAAAGAGCGCGGAGATTGATTGCGGAGGGGGAAGAGGAACTGATGTCataa